A single Pseudomonas sp. DC1.2 DNA region contains:
- a CDS encoding metal ABC transporter substrate-binding protein, whose product MSFSLRHLTLTMALCGLINTPLLAADGSKPVRVLASLPITYGLGEVLLKGTDVTLERAAPANLPGSRQTAYFTGRGAPALDKLAVDADAVIGLRSLWADDPLYPVARRSNIRIVEVDAARPVDGALPGIAVQPGNTIDGLNSQPWMASNNMGRMADVMAADLVRLAPNAKPKIDANLAALKQRLLKLSADSEARLASADNLTVMSLSDHFGYLIGGLNLESAGLDARPDAEWTPEALKQLGAMLKEQDVAVVLHHRQPPEALKAVIIEAGSRLVVLSTDAEDPVAELEGNVDLLIKALSGA is encoded by the coding sequence ATGTCTTTTTCTCTGCGTCATCTGACCCTGACCATGGCCCTGTGCGGGCTGATCAACACGCCGCTGTTGGCTGCTGACGGGAGCAAACCCGTGCGTGTACTGGCGTCCCTGCCCATCACTTACGGGTTGGGCGAAGTCTTGCTCAAAGGCACCGACGTGACACTGGAACGCGCGGCACCGGCCAATCTGCCGGGCAGCCGCCAGACCGCCTACTTCACCGGTCGCGGGGCACCAGCGCTGGACAAACTGGCGGTGGACGCCGACGCAGTGATCGGCCTGCGTTCGCTCTGGGCCGATGACCCGCTCTACCCTGTCGCTCGCCGCAGCAACATCCGAATTGTCGAAGTCGACGCCGCGCGCCCGGTGGACGGAGCCCTGCCAGGCATCGCGGTGCAACCCGGCAACACGATTGACGGTTTGAACAGTCAGCCGTGGATGGCCAGCAACAACATGGGACGCATGGCCGATGTCATGGCCGCTGACCTGGTGCGCCTGGCGCCCAACGCCAAACCGAAGATCGACGCCAACCTGGCGGCACTCAAACAGCGCTTGCTCAAGCTCAGCGCCGACAGCGAGGCGCGGCTAGCCAGTGCAGACAACCTCACGGTGATGAGCCTGAGTGATCACTTCGGCTACTTGATCGGCGGGCTCAACCTGGAATCGGCCGGCCTCGATGCCCGGCCGGATGCCGAGTGGACGCCTGAAGCGCTGAAGCAGCTGGGCGCGATGCTTAAGGAACAGGATGTGGCGGTGGTGCTGCATCATCGTCAGCCGCCGGAGGCGCTGAAAGCGGTCATTATCGAGGCGGGGAGTCGGCTGGTGGTGTTGAGTACCGATGCCGAGGATCCGGTGGCTGAACTGGAGGGGAATGTGGATCTGCTGATCAAGGCGTTAAGCGGGGCCTGA
- a CDS encoding MbtH family protein yields MTSVFDREDILFQVVVNHEEQYSIWPDYKAVPQGWRTVGKSGFKKECLAYIEEVWTDMRPLSLRQKMQEQAAATH; encoded by the coding sequence ATGACGTCAGTATTCGACCGCGAGGACATCCTCTTTCAGGTTGTGGTTAATCACGAAGAACAGTACTCGATCTGGCCTGACTACAAAGCCGTGCCACAAGGCTGGCGCACTGTGGGCAAGAGCGGTTTTAAAAAAGAGTGCCTGGCCTATATCGAAGAAGTCTGGACAGATATGCGTCCGCTGAGTTTGCGTCAGAAAATGCAAGAACAGGCGGCAGCGACTCATTGA
- a CDS encoding aspartate aminotransferase family protein, translating to MSVATSLIEDQPARVAPLPAETLYQFNETALLARQSRQESNARSYPRRIPLALKRAKGIYVEDVEGRRFIDCLAGAGTLALGHNHPAVIEAIQQVLADELPLHTLDLTTPVKDQFVQDLFGLLPPALAAEAKIQFCGPTGTDAVEAALKLVRTATGRSTVLSFQGGYHGMSQGALSLMGSLGPKKPLGALLSSGVQFMPYPYDYRCPFGLGGAQGVQVNLNYLENLLNDPEAGVQLPAAVIVEVVQGEGGVIPADLDWLRGLRRITEKAGVALIVDEIQSGFARTGKMFAFEHAGIIPDVVVLSKAIGGSLPLAVVVYRDWLDTWLPGAHAGTFRGNQMAMAAGSAVMRYLTEHNVCEHANTMGERLHEHLRLLQRDFPQMGDIRGRGLMLGVELVDPQGTPDVQGHPPAFGRLAPLVQRECLKRGLILELGGRHGAVVRFLPPLVITAAEIDQVAEIFGRALAAATAHL from the coding sequence ATGTCAGTCGCTACCAGCCTTATCGAAGATCAACCGGCCCGGGTCGCCCCGCTGCCTGCCGAGACGCTCTATCAGTTCAACGAAACGGCACTGCTGGCTCGTCAGAGCCGGCAAGAGTCCAACGCCCGCAGTTACCCTAGACGGATTCCCCTGGCCCTCAAACGGGCCAAGGGCATCTATGTTGAGGACGTCGAAGGCCGACGTTTCATTGATTGCCTGGCCGGTGCCGGCACGCTGGCGCTGGGGCACAACCACCCCGCAGTGATTGAGGCGATCCAGCAAGTGCTGGCCGATGAATTGCCGCTTCACACCCTCGACCTGACGACGCCGGTCAAGGATCAGTTCGTTCAGGACCTATTCGGCCTGCTACCGCCCGCGTTGGCGGCTGAAGCAAAGATCCAGTTCTGTGGTCCTACCGGCACCGATGCTGTGGAAGCGGCGCTGAAACTGGTGCGCACGGCCACGGGTCGCAGCACCGTGTTGTCGTTCCAGGGCGGATATCACGGCATGAGCCAGGGCGCCCTGAGCCTGATGGGCAGTCTGGGGCCGAAAAAGCCCTTGGGCGCATTGCTCAGCAGCGGCGTGCAGTTCATGCCTTACCCCTACGATTACCGCTGCCCGTTCGGGCTCGGTGGTGCGCAAGGGGTGCAGGTGAACCTCAACTACCTGGAAAACCTGCTCAACGACCCGGAGGCCGGCGTGCAGTTGCCTGCCGCGGTGATCGTCGAGGTAGTGCAGGGCGAGGGTGGCGTGATTCCGGCGGATCTGGACTGGTTGCGCGGTTTGCGGCGTATCACCGAGAAAGCGGGCGTCGCGCTGATCGTCGATGAAATCCAGAGCGGTTTCGCCCGTACCGGCAAGATGTTTGCCTTCGAACACGCGGGAATCATTCCCGATGTGGTGGTGCTGTCCAAAGCCATCGGCGGCAGTCTGCCATTGGCGGTGGTGGTTTATCGAGACTGGCTCGACACCTGGTTGCCGGGTGCTCATGCCGGAACCTTCCGTGGCAACCAAATGGCCATGGCCGCGGGCTCCGCGGTGATGCGTTACCTGACTGAACACAACGTCTGTGAGCACGCCAACACCATGGGTGAGCGTTTGCATGAACACCTGCGTCTCCTGCAACGAGACTTCCCGCAGATGGGTGACATTCGCGGGCGCGGCTTGATGCTTGGCGTCGAGTTGGTGGACCCGCAGGGTACGCCTGATGTTCAAGGTCATCCGCCGGCTTTCGGGCGCCTGGCGCCTTTGGTGCAGCGTGAGTGCCTCAAGCGCGGCTTGATTCTTGAACTGGGTGGTCGCCATGGCGCGGTGGTGCGATTCCTGCCGCCACTGGTGATTACCGCCGCCGAAATCGATCAGGTGGCCGAGATCTTCGGCAGGGCTCTGGCCGCCGCCACCGCGCACCTCTAA
- a CDS encoding GNAT family N-acetyltransferase, with protein sequence MDALLQICQASSADAGIISRIVERSIRVGCALDHRNDPKIVAAWTHNKSAEHIQSWLTDPRLYLNLALLQGKPIGVGMAAINGRLAFCYVQPEWFRRGAGQALVHDLETWLLSRGLLQAQLNSTCSSEAFYRRLGYLACAPTFTVAGLQAIPMHKALAPPS encoded by the coding sequence ATGGATGCACTTTTACAGATCTGTCAGGCAAGCTCCGCCGATGCCGGCATTATCAGCCGGATTGTCGAACGTTCGATCCGGGTGGGTTGCGCGCTGGACCATCGCAATGACCCGAAGATCGTGGCGGCCTGGACTCACAACAAATCCGCTGAACACATACAGAGCTGGCTCACCGATCCGCGGTTGTACCTGAACCTCGCGTTGTTACAGGGCAAACCCATCGGTGTCGGCATGGCCGCGATCAATGGTCGGCTCGCCTTCTGCTACGTCCAGCCCGAATGGTTCCGCCGAGGCGCCGGGCAGGCCTTGGTCCACGACCTGGAAACCTGGCTGCTCAGTCGCGGTTTGCTCCAGGCGCAACTTAACAGCACCTGCTCCAGCGAGGCGTTTTACCGCCGTCTGGGCTACCTCGCCTGTGCCCCCACCTTCACCGTCGCGGGGTTGCAAGCCATTCCCATGCACAAGGCGCTCGCGCCTCCTTCCTAG
- a CDS encoding ATP-binding protein — protein sequence MMSLRLRLSLTLGAAFALIWALAAAWMLSDLRNQMMFSLDQRLVASARMVAGLLEQLPALPSKGEGTHFSAEQLNIPGGMACQVSSLRGEILARSHSDPEQTLEAQKMGFHDQMIDGAPWRSFTLARGDLRITTADRQIEREALNMSVLLAASVPVGVALLGCLCLLWLGIGQGLAPLNRMRDALMRRSADSLEPLQIQPLPSELQPLLDTQNQLFQRIGKTIERERRLTGDAAHELRSPLTAIKTHLQVARMTEGAARDQSLARAEEGADRLHRTLEQLLLLARVEGSLSFDDGVQCSAEQVAKLAIQDAASGDRQRIKLQLPGAFSEAPVQMPAVLSIAALRNLLDNALRHTPAEGAVELSLETTGNRVRFVVRDHGPGIAADDLQHLTQRFWRNGQSTGCGLGLAIVQAIVQRCACTLHFDSRPDGLRVELTMPLQSV from the coding sequence GTGATGAGCCTGCGTCTGCGCCTGAGCCTGACTCTGGGCGCCGCGTTCGCGCTGATCTGGGCGCTGGCAGCGGCCTGGATGCTCAGCGACCTGCGTAACCAGATGATGTTTTCCCTCGACCAACGGCTGGTGGCGTCCGCCCGGATGGTCGCCGGGTTGCTGGAGCAATTGCCGGCGTTGCCGAGCAAAGGCGAGGGCACCCATTTCAGTGCTGAGCAATTGAACATTCCCGGTGGCATGGCCTGTCAGGTCAGTTCGTTGCGCGGCGAGATCCTTGCTCGCAGTCACAGTGATCCCGAACAAACCCTCGAAGCGCAGAAGATGGGTTTTCACGATCAGATGATCGATGGCGCGCCGTGGCGCAGTTTCACCTTGGCACGTGGCGATTTGCGTATTACCACGGCGGACCGGCAAATCGAGCGCGAAGCCTTGAACATGTCGGTGCTGTTGGCCGCATCAGTACCGGTGGGCGTGGCATTGCTGGGCTGCCTATGCCTGCTGTGGCTCGGCATCGGCCAGGGGTTGGCGCCGCTCAACCGTATGCGTGATGCACTGATGCGGCGCAGCGCCGACTCGCTTGAGCCGTTACAGATCCAGCCATTGCCTAGCGAATTGCAACCCTTGCTCGACACCCAGAATCAGTTGTTTCAGCGCATTGGCAAGACCATCGAGCGTGAGCGTCGATTGACCGGCGACGCGGCGCACGAACTGCGCAGTCCCCTGACGGCGATCAAGACCCACCTGCAAGTGGCGCGCATGACAGAGGGCGCTGCCCGCGATCAATCCCTGGCTCGAGCCGAGGAAGGTGCCGACCGGCTGCACCGCACGTTGGAACAATTGCTGCTGTTGGCGCGAGTCGAGGGCAGCCTGTCGTTCGATGACGGTGTGCAGTGCAGCGCCGAACAGGTGGCGAAACTGGCGATCCAGGACGCCGCCAGCGGTGACCGGCAACGCATCAAATTGCAGTTGCCGGGCGCGTTCTCTGAGGCCCCGGTGCAAATGCCGGCAGTGCTGTCGATTGCTGCTTTGCGCAACCTGCTGGACAACGCCCTGCGCCACACTCCAGCGGAAGGCGCGGTAGAACTCAGCCTGGAAACCACCGGTAATCGCGTGCGCTTTGTGGTCCGCGACCACGGCCCGGGCATCGCCGCGGACGATCTGCAACACCTGACCCAACGCTTCTGGCGCAACGGTCAAAGCACCGGCTGCGGCCTCGGTCTGGCGATTGTGCAGGCGATCGTTCAGCGCTGCGCCTGCACCTTGCATTTTGACAGTCGGCCGGATGGATTGCGGGTTGAGTTAACCATGCCATTGCAGTCGGTCTGA